A window of Coturnix japonica isolate 7356 chromosome 2, Coturnix japonica 2.1, whole genome shotgun sequence contains these coding sequences:
- the FAM221A gene encoding protein FAM221A: MKAALTASWTLPSRTTPMVSAVLQEQAVEAKPRGAVLAFISYTAFPGHLFTVHGSRTRSKQGCIGSSPGLCAAGASPCQARVRAGRPLHGGPGMERLRADAAALDEYAEYRRIVGDDDGGKLFTPEEYEEYKRKVLPIRLQNRLYVSWRSPTGMDCKLVGPETPCFCTHRYKQHKTDYEVIPKDRPICVPCRVSRCPCQSYHYVPLNGTQPIRCRCKHFADQHSAAPGFSCNSCSTCSGFHSCFTCGCGQPTHAHETVVETKEERLAQGKPVGQDVPYAAMGGLTGFSSLAEGYMRLDDSGIGAPPAELLESPITSMDHPFLKAFQGPSSSAQSISQIAGGSSATAPASHDRRSEEDDMAYFEKRYQERLKAEKAAKRREKSLVPSKKP, from the exons ATGAAGGCAGCTCTGACAGCTTCTTGGACGCTCCCATCTCGAACAACGCCCATGGTTTCTGCGGTACTGCAGGAGCAAGCGGTGGAAGCCAAGCCGCGTGGGGCTGTGTTAGCCTTTATTTCATACACAGCGTTTCCAGGGCATCTGTTTACAGTGCACGGCAGCAGGACGAGAAGCAAGCAGGGCTGTATCGGCAGCAGCCCggggctgtgtgcagcaggggCCTCTCCCTGCCAGGCTCGGGTGCGCGCGGGGCGGCCGCTGCACGGCGGTCCGGGCATGGAGCGGCTCCGGGCGGACGCGGCGGCCTTGGACGAGTACGCGGAGTATCGGCG AATTGTAGGTGATGACGATGGAGGAAAGCTTTTTACCCCTGAGGAATACGAGGAGTATAAAAGGAAGGTGCTGCCCATCCGGCTGCAGAACAGGCTGTACGTCAGCTGGAGATCCCCCACGGGCATGGACTGCAAGCTGGTGGGACCTGAGACGCCGTGCTTCTGTACTCACCG GtataaacaacacaaaacagattATGAAGTGATTCCCAAAGACCGTCCCATCTGCGTGCCGTGCAGAGTGAGCCGCTGTCCATGCCAGTCCTACCACTACGTCCCTCTCAATGGCACGCAGCCCATCCGCTGTAGGTGCAAACACTTTGCTGATCAGCACAGCGCAGCTCCTGGATTCTCCTGCAACTCGT GTTCCACATGTTCGGGATTTCACAGTTGCTTTACCTGTGGATGTGGTCAGCCAACACATGCACATGAAACAGTAGTGGAAACTAAAGAAGAGCGGTTAGCCCAGGGAAAGCCAGTGGGGCAGGATGTTCCCTATGCTGCTATGGGGGGACTGACTGGTTTCAGTTCACTGGCAGAAGGCTACATGAGACTTGATGACAGCGGAATAG GGGCTCCTCCTGCTGAGCTGTTAGAATCCCCTATAACCAGCATGGATCATCCGTTTCTAAAGGCATTTCAGGGACCTTCTTCCTCTGCCCAGAGCATCTCGCAGATCGCAG gTGGTTCTAGTGCCACAGCACCAGCTTCTCATGACAGGCGCTCAGAAGAAGACGACATGGCTTATTTTGAAAAGCGTTATCAGGAGCGG CTGAAAGCGGAGAAGGCTgctaaaagaagagagaaaagcctGGTGCCATCAAAGAAACCATGA